A genomic window from Aestuariirhabdus litorea includes:
- a CDS encoding acetyl-CoA carboxylase carboxyltransferase subunit alpha has translation MNPNYLDFEQPIADLEAKIEELRLVGSDNELNINDEIQRLQDKSLSLTESIFKDLSSWQIAQIARHPKRPYTQDYINLIFTDFDELHGDRHFADDKAIIGGIGRLEGRPVMIIGHQKGRDVREKVRRNFGMPRPEGYRKACRLMEMAERFKMPILTFIDTPGAYPGIDAEERGQSEAIAYNLAVMSRLKTPIISTVVGEGGSGGALAIGVCDHLMMLQYSTYSVISPEGCASILWRSAERASDAAEAMGITAERLHELGLVDQVVPEPLGGAHRNMARMASSLKQSLLAQLDSLSSFSADELLERRYQRLLSYGTN, from the coding sequence ATGAATCCCAACTATCTTGATTTCGAACAACCCATTGCCGACCTGGAAGCCAAAATCGAGGAGCTACGCCTGGTTGGCAGTGACAATGAGCTGAATATCAACGACGAGATCCAGCGGCTGCAGGACAAGAGCCTCTCGCTCACCGAGTCGATCTTCAAGGATCTCAGCTCCTGGCAGATTGCGCAGATTGCGCGTCACCCCAAGCGTCCCTACACCCAGGATTACATTAACCTGATCTTCACCGATTTCGATGAACTTCATGGTGACCGCCACTTCGCTGATGACAAGGCGATCATCGGGGGTATCGGTCGCCTGGAAGGTCGGCCGGTGATGATCATCGGTCACCAGAAGGGGCGCGATGTGCGCGAGAAGGTGCGCCGCAACTTCGGCATGCCCCGCCCTGAAGGTTACCGCAAGGCCTGCCGCCTGATGGAGATGGCCGAGCGTTTCAAAATGCCGATCCTCACTTTTATCGACACCCCCGGGGCCTATCCTGGTATCGATGCCGAGGAGCGTGGCCAGAGTGAGGCGATCGCCTATAACCTGGCGGTGATGTCGCGCCTGAAAACCCCCATCATCTCCACTGTAGTGGGAGAGGGAGGCTCCGGTGGAGCGTTGGCGATTGGTGTGTGTGATCACCTGATGATGCTGCAGTACTCCACCTACTCGGTGATCTCTCCCGAGGGTTGTGCCTCGATTCTATGGCGTAGCGCCGAGCGCGCTTCTGATGCCGCCGAAGCGATGGGGATCACCGCTGAGCGCCTTCACGAACTGGGGCTGGTAGACCAGGTGGTGCCCGAGCCGCTCGGTGGTGCTCACCGCAACATGGCCCGGATGGCAAGCAGCCTGAAGCAGTCTCTGCTGGCACAGCTCGATTCGCTCTCCTCTTTCTCGGCGGATGAGCTGCTGGAGCGCCGCTACCAGCGCCTGCTCTCCTACGGCACCAACTAA
- the tilS gene encoding tRNA lysidine(34) synthetase TilS gives MTTTDLQRDFGPDSLKPQLAPLRDRRWVVALSGGLDSVVLLDLVRRLHDQGFVARLEALHINHGLSPHADQWQQHCQTLCERWRIPLQSVAVSLDREGANLEEQAREARYRVMAERCGAGDGFLFAHHQQDQEETLLYRLLRGGGVRGLAAIPRSRPLGAGLLLRPLLDYPRAQLLDYGRARGLQWVEDESNESLRFDRNYLRHRVLPPLRERWPDLGLRLSRQAQRMADDSALLDELALEDLESCAAVDTPTGPGLSADNRLYWPPVASRSRLRQRNLLRFWLRRLGVPVPGETITEQLLRLASSRVDANPCVRWLGWEVRRYRGTLVVLRTRERPGEGGDLSLQAGEWPLANNGVLRVRRSSASGNPLSACLGSLRVAYRLEGEEAGSIRLAGRKGSKPFKKLMQEQGVPPWLRERWPLLMKGDALVALPSIGVVEGYTAASGEEGVELEWVPPKWDGVD, from the coding sequence ATGACCACCACTGACCTGCAACGGGATTTTGGTCCCGATTCTCTGAAGCCGCAGCTGGCGCCGCTGCGTGACCGACGTTGGGTGGTGGCGCTCAGTGGGGGACTGGACTCCGTGGTGTTGCTGGACCTGGTGCGCCGGCTGCACGACCAGGGCTTTGTGGCCCGGCTCGAAGCACTCCATATCAATCACGGCCTGAGCCCCCATGCCGACCAGTGGCAGCAACACTGCCAAACCCTGTGCGAGCGCTGGCGGATCCCCCTGCAGTCGGTGGCGGTAAGCCTCGACCGGGAGGGGGCCAATCTGGAGGAGCAGGCTCGAGAGGCCCGCTATCGGGTGATGGCCGAGCGTTGCGGGGCGGGTGACGGCTTCCTGTTTGCACATCACCAGCAGGACCAGGAGGAGACCCTGCTCTACCGTTTGCTGCGCGGCGGCGGCGTACGTGGGTTGGCGGCCATTCCCCGCTCTCGGCCCCTGGGGGCGGGGCTGTTGTTGCGCCCTTTGCTCGACTACCCCCGTGCCCAGCTGCTGGACTATGGGCGGGCCCGCGGCTTGCAGTGGGTAGAGGATGAGAGTAATGAATCGCTCCGCTTCGATCGCAATTACCTGCGCCACCGGGTGTTGCCCCCCCTGCGCGAGCGTTGGCCCGACCTGGGGTTGCGCCTGTCGAGGCAGGCCCAACGCATGGCCGATGACAGCGCGCTACTGGATGAATTGGCGCTGGAAGATCTGGAGAGCTGCGCTGCGGTGGACACACCCACGGGGCCGGGGTTATCGGCCGACAATCGGCTGTACTGGCCGCCGGTAGCGAGCCGCAGCAGGTTGCGCCAGCGCAACCTGCTGCGCTTCTGGCTGCGTCGCCTGGGGGTGCCAGTACCGGGGGAGACGATCACCGAGCAGCTGCTGCGCCTGGCCAGCAGCCGCGTGGATGCCAACCCCTGCGTGCGGTGGCTGGGGTGGGAGGTGCGCCGCTACCGGGGAACGCTGGTGGTTCTGCGTACGCGGGAGAGGCCTGGTGAAGGGGGGGATCTCTCGCTGCAGGCGGGGGAGTGGCCCCTTGCCAATAACGGGGTGTTGAGGGTGCGACGCAGTAGCGCATCGGGTAACCCGCTCTCTGCTTGCCTGGGATCCCTGCGGGTCGCCTACCGCCTGGAGGGTGAGGAAGCGGGGTCTATCCGTCTGGCGGGTCGAAAAGGCAGTAAGCCCTTTAAAAAGCTGATGCAGGAGCAAGGGGTTCCCCCCTGGTTAAGGGAGCGCTGGCCGCTTCTGATGAAAGGCGATGCGCTGGTCGCCCTGCCCTCGATCGGGGTGGTGGAAGGCTATACGGCGGCCTCTGGTGAGGAGGGGGTTGAGCTGGAGTGGGTGCCGCCAAAATGGGATGGCGTGGATTGA
- a CDS encoding CTP synthase — MTHYIFVTGGVVSSLGKGIAAASLAAILEARGLKVTMLKLDPYINVDPGTMSPFQHGEVFVTEDGAETDLDLGHYERFIRTTMRQGNNFTTGRVYEHVLRKERRGDYLGGTVQVIPHITDEIKRRVIAGAGDADVALVEIGGTVGDIESQPFLEAVRQLKVELGYNRAMLMHLTLVPYIATAGETKTKPTQHSVKELRSIGLQPDILVCRSDHHIDRASRRKISLFTNVEEQAVISLEDADTIYRIPSMLHKQGVDSLVVKRFHLECNEADLSEWEAVLDAEKNPEHEVTVAMVGKYMELLDAYKSLIEAMKHAGLKTRTKVKLKYIDSEQIEQDGVGLLEGVDAVLVPGGFGHRGVEGKIMAARYARENRVPYLGICLGMQVAVIEYARHMAGLEGANSTEFVQDLKHPVIGLITEWITAEGDVEQRADDSDLGGTMRLGSQQCNLASGSRSFEAYGNNVIAERHRHRYEVNNNYVKQLEAAGLVIAGRSADNSLVEIVEVADHPWYVACQFHPEFTSTPRDGHPLFTGFVSAALKHQQESEA; from the coding sequence ATGACGCACTATATCTTCGTCACCGGTGGTGTTGTTTCTTCGTTGGGGAAGGGCATCGCCGCCGCCTCCCTTGCTGCAATTCTCGAAGCTCGTGGCCTCAAGGTTACCATGCTGAAGCTGGATCCCTACATCAATGTGGATCCCGGTACCATGAGCCCCTTCCAGCACGGCGAGGTCTTTGTGACCGAAGATGGCGCCGAGACTGATCTTGACCTGGGGCATTACGAGCGTTTTATTCGCACCACCATGCGCCAGGGGAATAACTTCACCACCGGCCGGGTGTACGAGCACGTGCTGCGCAAAGAGCGTCGTGGTGACTATCTGGGGGGCACTGTGCAGGTGATTCCCCATATCACCGACGAGATCAAGCGTCGGGTGATCGCCGGTGCCGGTGACGCCGATGTGGCGCTGGTGGAGATCGGCGGTACTGTGGGTGATATCGAGTCCCAGCCCTTCCTGGAGGCGGTGCGCCAGCTCAAGGTAGAGTTGGGTTACAATCGCGCCATGCTGATGCACCTGACCCTGGTGCCCTATATCGCCACCGCCGGTGAAACCAAAACCAAGCCCACCCAACACTCGGTCAAGGAGCTGCGCTCCATCGGTTTGCAGCCCGATATCCTGGTGTGTCGCAGTGATCACCATATCGACCGCGCCTCTCGCCGCAAGATTTCCCTGTTTACCAACGTGGAAGAGCAGGCGGTTATCTCCCTCGAGGACGCCGACACCATCTACCGTATCCCCTCCATGCTGCACAAGCAGGGGGTCGACTCCCTGGTGGTCAAGCGCTTCCACCTGGAGTGCAACGAGGCCGACCTGAGCGAGTGGGAAGCGGTGCTCGATGCCGAGAAGAATCCCGAGCACGAAGTGACTGTGGCCATGGTGGGCAAATACATGGAGCTGCTCGATGCCTACAAGTCGCTGATTGAGGCGATGAAGCACGCCGGCCTCAAAACCCGCACCAAGGTTAAACTCAAGTACATCGATTCCGAGCAGATCGAGCAGGATGGTGTTGGCCTGCTGGAAGGGGTTGACGCCGTGCTGGTGCCGGGAGGCTTTGGCCACCGTGGGGTCGAGGGCAAGATCATGGCGGCACGTTACGCCCGTGAAAACCGCGTACCCTATCTGGGAATCTGCCTGGGTATGCAGGTGGCGGTCATCGAGTACGCACGCCACATGGCGGGTCTGGAGGGGGCCAACAGCACCGAGTTTGTGCAGGACCTCAAGCACCCCGTTATTGGCCTGATCACCGAGTGGATCACCGCCGAGGGTGATGTCGAGCAGCGTGCCGACGATTCCGACCTGGGTGGCACCATGCGCCTGGGTAGCCAGCAGTGCAACCTGGCCAGCGGCTCCCGCTCGTTCGAGGCTTATGGCAACAATGTGATTGCCGAGCGTCACCGCCACCGCTACGAGGTCAACAACAACTACGTCAAGCAGCTGGAGGCGGCCGGCCTGGTGATCGCCGGACGCTCGGCGGATAACTCTCTGGTGGAGATTGTCGAGGTGGCGGACCACCCCTGGTATGTGGCCTGTCAGTTCCACCCCGAATTCACCTCTACCCCCCGTGATGGGCATCCGCTGTTTACCGGTTTTGTCAGCGCGGCCCTCAAGCACCAGCAGGAGAGCGAGGCATGA